In the genome of Pseudomonas sp. LBUM920, one region contains:
- a CDS encoding phage tail protein → MTDLTLAGSKGGGSKPRPSVEAPDSLQSTAYARILDLVSEGEIVGLKNDKRSVFLDETPLANADGSLNFSGVTLDTRNGSQDQTHIPGFPAVENESPVSVELRSDQPWTKSYSNLQLSAVRVRLAVTRLSQTNTSNGDTNGYTVQYAIDLSTDGGAFVQVLAAAFSGKTTTKYERSHRVDLPPAKSGWTLRVRRITPNSTSGAIADTTTVESSTEVIDAKLRYPGSALIGLQFDAAQFQSIPSRSFEMRGRIIKVPSNYDPQTRVYSGVWDGTFKSAWTDNPAWIYYDLLLHQRYGLGHLLNAGQVDKWELYRIGQYCDQPVSDGKGGTEPRFTCNLYLSVRADALKVLQDLATTFRGMSYWGAGSVMAVADMPEDPVYTYSNANVISGQFIYGGSAKKTRYTVALVSWNDPTDFYRQKVQYVDDAEGIARYGIQQTEISATGCTSQAQAQRIGKWALLTNRLETESVTFSVGLDGTLARPGQIIRVADNDRAGRRIGGRLRAATLDTLTLDAEVKAAAGDTITLVMPNGKAVSRVVKSASAGNADEQQVVLQSKLDEVPPAQSIWAIDSATLALQQFRVLSISEDFADNEIKYSLSAVKHVPSKFAAIDNGAKIDSPPITVIPPSVQAAPTGVTVSNDHFVEQGSAVNVMTIDWQRPANAIAFEAYWRKNDGEWVYAGRTGGTSMEVSGIYAGRYVAKVRAINALDIGSLYSESIETVLNGKTTLPPTVAALTTESLVFAIKVKWQIPQGVSTADLQRTEIWYGKTAELALATKLGDYAYPQTDVTLMGLGAGTSLFFWARLVDRTGNIGPWFPTGAGVNGQASSDASPILDLIAGQISETELGKHLLDRIELIDGTGAGSVNARLDSARKELEALVDQVTDALLYDATKTYANGEFVRQGSHLYQAIQAVPTSSPPPNAAYWLDIGSLVQTTNALALQIQQNKTAIETVDGKVTAQASQLNSVRAKVDDPVSGLAATSTALNGLKSQVTTLDGKVTSTSEKTDGVYAQVNPKMAGDEKTSYAGDDVSLAGAWSVMSAIAEGDLAQAMKTDALEVRVNQNQASITNVDTASASRDEALAQRVTRLDARVNQNQASITNVDTASASRDEALAQRVTLLDAQVKDNSASIETKLTTLATADKTLAQSIDTVQTKVNQQSASIQTNATAIADTNGKLAANWSVRMQVVAGGAYKYAGIGLGIETNAGGVVESQFLISADKFAIYNEHVIGGRVVPFAIENGATYIDSAFIKNGTISNAQIGNTIQSNALGANGKPVWILDKSGLFELNSYGPGGRREVRPNVDKIYDASGNLRIKIGDLNA, encoded by the coding sequence GCGAGATTGTCGGTTTGAAAAACGATAAGCGCTCGGTATTCCTCGACGAGACGCCCCTGGCCAACGCCGATGGCAGCCTCAACTTCAGCGGCGTGACACTCGACACGCGCAACGGCAGCCAGGACCAGACGCACATCCCGGGCTTCCCGGCGGTTGAAAACGAAAGCCCCGTGTCCGTCGAGCTGCGCAGCGATCAGCCCTGGACCAAGTCTTACTCCAACCTGCAACTGTCTGCGGTGCGGGTACGTCTGGCGGTCACGCGACTGTCGCAGACCAACACCAGCAACGGCGACACCAACGGCTACACCGTGCAATACGCGATCGATCTGTCCACCGACGGCGGCGCCTTCGTGCAAGTGCTGGCGGCCGCGTTTAGCGGCAAAACCACCACCAAATACGAGCGCTCGCACCGTGTGGACCTGCCGCCGGCAAAAAGCGGCTGGACCCTGCGCGTGCGCCGGATCACGCCGAACTCCACCAGTGGTGCGATTGCCGATACCACCACCGTAGAATCCTCTACCGAAGTGATTGACGCCAAACTGCGCTACCCAGGTTCGGCGTTGATCGGCCTGCAATTCGATGCGGCGCAATTTCAATCAATCCCGTCGCGCTCCTTCGAAATGCGCGGCCGCATCATCAAGGTGCCGAGCAACTACGACCCGCAAACCCGCGTGTACAGCGGTGTGTGGGATGGCACCTTCAAATCCGCCTGGACCGACAACCCGGCCTGGATCTACTACGACCTGCTGCTGCACCAGCGCTATGGCCTCGGCCACTTGCTCAACGCCGGCCAAGTGGACAAGTGGGAGCTGTACCGCATCGGCCAGTACTGCGACCAGCCGGTGTCGGATGGCAAGGGCGGCACCGAACCACGCTTCACCTGCAACCTGTACCTGTCGGTGCGTGCCGATGCGTTGAAAGTACTGCAAGACCTGGCGACCACTTTCCGTGGCATGTCCTATTGGGGCGCGGGTTCGGTGATGGCCGTGGCAGACATGCCGGAAGACCCGGTCTACACCTACTCCAACGCCAACGTGATCAGCGGCCAGTTCATCTACGGCGGCTCGGCGAAAAAGACCCGCTACACCGTCGCCCTGGTCAGTTGGAATGACCCGACCGATTTCTACCGCCAGAAGGTGCAATACGTCGACGACGCCGAAGGCATCGCCCGCTACGGCATCCAGCAAACCGAGATCAGCGCCACCGGTTGCACCTCCCAGGCGCAAGCCCAGCGCATCGGCAAATGGGCGTTGCTGACCAACCGCCTGGAAACCGAAAGCGTGACCTTCTCGGTCGGCCTCGACGGCACCTTGGCGCGTCCCGGTCAGATTATCCGCGTGGCCGACAACGACCGCGCCGGTCGCCGCATTGGTGGGCGCCTGCGTGCCGCGACCCTCGACACCCTGACCCTGGATGCCGAAGTCAAAGCCGCTGCCGGCGACACCATCACCCTGGTGATGCCTAACGGCAAAGCAGTGTCGCGCGTGGTGAAATCCGCCAGCGCGGGGAACGCCGACGAGCAGCAGGTTGTGCTGCAGAGCAAACTCGACGAAGTGCCACCGGCGCAGTCGATCTGGGCCATCGACTCGGCCACCTTGGCCTTGCAACAGTTCCGCGTGCTGTCGATTTCCGAAGACTTCGCCGATAACGAAATCAAATACAGCCTCAGCGCGGTGAAGCACGTGCCGAGCAAATTCGCCGCGATCGACAACGGCGCAAAAATCGACAGCCCGCCGATCACCGTGATCCCGCCGAGTGTGCAAGCCGCGCCGACCGGCGTGACGGTCAGCAATGACCATTTTGTCGAGCAGGGCAGCGCGGTCAATGTCATGACCATCGACTGGCAGCGCCCGGCGAATGCAATTGCCTTCGAAGCTTACTGGCGCAAAAACGATGGCGAGTGGGTATACGCGGGACGCACCGGCGGCACGTCCATGGAGGTTTCCGGGATCTACGCCGGGCGCTACGTGGCCAAGGTGCGCGCGATCAATGCGCTGGATATTGGTTCGCTGTACAGCGAATCCATCGAAACCGTGCTCAACGGTAAAACCACCTTGCCTCCGACTGTGGCGGCGTTGACGACCGAGTCGTTGGTGTTCGCGATCAAGGTGAAATGGCAGATTCCGCAGGGTGTGAGTACCGCGGATTTGCAGCGTACCGAGATCTGGTATGGCAAGACGGCCGAGCTGGCGCTGGCGACCAAGTTGGGGGATTACGCGTATCCGCAAACTGACGTGACGCTGATGGGCTTGGGCGCGGGTACGTCGTTGTTTTTCTGGGCACGCCTGGTGGACCGTACCGGCAATATCGGGCCGTGGTTCCCGACCGGTGCCGGCGTCAACGGGCAGGCCAGTTCAGATGCGTCGCCGATTCTGGATTTGATTGCCGGGCAAATCAGCGAGACCGAACTGGGCAAACACCTGTTGGATCGCATCGAGTTGATCGATGGCACGGGGGCCGGTTCGGTCAACGCGCGCCTGGACTCAGCCCGCAAAGAGCTGGAAGCGCTGGTTGATCAAGTGACAGATGCGTTGCTGTATGACGCGACCAAAACCTATGCCAATGGCGAGTTTGTGCGTCAGGGCAGCCACCTTTACCAGGCAATCCAAGCCGTGCCGACTAGCAGCCCGCCACCCAATGCGGCCTATTGGCTGGACATCGGCTCCCTGGTGCAAACCACCAACGCCTTGGCACTGCAAATCCAGCAGAACAAAACCGCGATTGAAACGGTGGACGGCAAGGTTACCGCCCAAGCTTCGCAGCTCAACAGCGTGCGAGCCAAAGTGGATGACCCGGTCAGCGGTTTGGCGGCGACGTCGACCGCGTTGAATGGCTTGAAAAGCCAGGTCACCACCTTGGACGGCAAAGTCACCAGCACCTCGGAAAAAACCGATGGGGTGTATGCCCAGGTCAATCCGAAGATGGCCGGTGACGAAAAAACCTCTTACGCCGGGGATGACGTTTCCCTCGCAGGCGCTTGGTCGGTGATGTCGGCGATTGCCGAGGGTGATCTTGCCCAGGCGATGAAGACTGATGCGTTGGAGGTGAGGGTCAATCAGAACCAGGCCAGCATTACCAATGTGGATACGGCCTCGGCTTCGCGGGATGAGGCGCTTGCCCAGCGGGTGACGCGGTTGGATGCGCGGGTCAATCAGAACCAGGCCAGCATTACCAATGTGGATACGGCTTCGGCTTCTCGGGATGAGGCGCTTGCCCAGCGGGTGACGCTGTTGGATGCGCAGGTCAAGGACAACTCCGCTTCGATTGAAACGAAGTTGACCACGTTGGCCACCGCAGACAAAACGCTCGCGCAAAGCATCGACACGGTTCAGACCAAAGTGAATCAGCAGTCGGCGAGTATTCAAACCAACGCTACCGCGATTGCGGATACCAATGGGAAGTTGGCGGCGAATTGGTCGGTGCGAATGCAGGTGGTTGCGGGCGGTGCGTATAAATATGCAGGTATTGGCTTGGGCATTGAGACGAATGCCGGCGGAGTGGTTGAGAGCCAGTTTCTAATCTCGGCAGATAAGTTCGCTATTTATAATGAGCATGTAATAGGTGGGCGTGTTGTTCCTTTCGCTATCGAAAATGGTGCTACCTATATCGATTCTGCTTTTATTAAGAATGGAACAATTAGTAATGCTCAGATAGGTAATACTATCCAGTCCAATGCACTAGGCGCTAATGGAAAGCCAGTGTGGATTTTAGACAAGTCCGGGCTGTTTGAACTCAATAGTTATGGGCCAGGTGGCCGTCGAGAAGTCCGGCCGAACGTAGACAAGATTTACGATGCTTCCGGGAACCTAAGAATAAAAATTGGAGATCTGAACGCATGA